The genomic region CGGCCTCGGGCTCGGTCGTGGCCTGGTCAGTCATGGGTCTGCCTGGTCGGTCTGGTTCGTTGGCGCTGGAGCAGCAGCGCCGCGAGGGCGAGCCACGGGAGGGTCACGAGACCGACCCACCACCAGGTGGACGACGTGACCTGCTCGACCGGGCCCGACTCCACGGCGTCGCCCGTGGTGACGTCGAACTCCAACGCCCCCTCGACGGGGTGGCCGTCGGCCGAGATGACGCGGTAGTCGACGCGGTAGGTACCGGCCTGACCGGGGTCGTCGACCTGCTGTACGACGTCGGCTCCGTCGACGGCGCCCTCTCCTTCGGCGACCACCGTGCCGTCGGGCGAGGTCACGGTGACGTACGAGGGCCGGTTCATCTCCTCGTTGAACGTCAGTCGGACCTCGGGGGGCATCGTCTCGAGCTCGGCCCGTGAGGCAGGGTTCGACGACAGGAGGCCGGCGTGCGCGGCGGCCGGCGACGCGGCTCCCAGGAGTGTCGCGCCGACCAGGAGCGGAGTCGCCAGGAGGGCCGAGACCACGAGTCCTGTGGACTGGGCCGACGGGCGTGGGAGGAGGTCGGTCATGGCGCTGCCGAGCGTACCTGCCGGGACCGAGGCACCCGATCCCAGTGCTAGGGTCCGGCGCATGTGGGATCCGGGCCGGGGGCGGCTGCGTCTCGTGCGCGCCGGGGCCGTCGGCCTGGTCGTGGCCGGCGTCGCGTCGGCCTCCCACGTCGCCGGCGGCGGAGCCCACACGTCGTGGCTCGCGGTCGTCCTGGCGTGCCTGGCGGTCACCGCCGTCGCCGCGGCGATCGGCGGGCGCCGCATCAGCACGATGGCGCTCCTGCTTCTCCTCGTGGTCGCGCAGGCCGGCGTCCACGCGCTCACCGGGTACCTCCACGGCCTCTCGCCGTGGCACGACCCCACGATGCTCCTGGCCCACCTGGCCGGCGTCGTCGTCAGCGCCGTGGCCCTCGCCCGGGGCGAGGCCCTGCTGTGGCGGCTGCATGCCTGGCTGCGACCCTCGCTCGTGGGCGGGCCGGCCGGAGCCCCCTCGTGGCCCGCCGGATCGCCGCGGCAGCGGTCGTGCCGCATGTCCTGGTTCCGCTCCTCACCGGGTCCGTCACCCGCCGAGGTCCTCCCGTGTCGTTCGTCTGACACCCCGGACGCACCCCGCGGTGCGTCCGTCGCCGTCGCGCGCCCTGCGTGGCGGCGTCCCGACCGAACGCTGAAGGACCACCTGCATGAACCAGTTCACCCTGCCCACACGCGCCGTCAGGCGGCTCAGGCTCGGCGCCGCCCTCGGCCTGGGCACCACCGTCCTCGCGGCCGGTGCCGCGAGCGCTCACGTGACCGTCACCCCGAGCACGACCGCCTCCGGCGCCTACTCCGTCCTGACGTTCAGCAACGGACACGGCTGCGAGGGCTCGCCCACGACCAAGGTCAGCATCTCGATCCCGGACGGCATCTTCGCGGTGACGCCCACCAGGCACGCCGACTACACGATCGAGAAGGTCATGGAGGCGCTCGACGAGCCCGTCGACGACGGACACGGCGGCCAGTACACCGAGCGGGTCGCGGAGGTCGTCTA from Aeromicrobium sp. Sec7.5 harbors:
- a CDS encoding copper resistance CopC family protein, whose translation is MTDLLPRPSAQSTGLVVSALLATPLLVGATLLGAASPAAAHAGLLSSNPASRAELETMPPEVRLTFNEEMNRPSYVTVTSPDGTVVAEGEGAVDGADVVQQVDDPGQAGTYRVDYRVISADGHPVEGALEFDVTTGDAVESGPVEQVTSSTWWWVGLVTLPWLALAALLLQRQRTRPTRQTHD